From one Ignisphaera cupida genomic stretch:
- a CDS encoding ABC transporter ATP-binding protein — MVLAIESNNLYIGYESEENLILWVVEDLSLEIEHGTTFCLIGESGCGKSTIGNAVAGLLPPYARTKGKLSIFGHTVIDGDSRRFNGVRGRVVVKIPQDPASSLNPFMTIGEQLSLAIKHYYPKLGNGDVKNKVFELLEDVKLEKNVFDLYPHQLSGGMKQRAAIALALASEPRILVADEPTSALDAYLRISIANLLKKLQKEWELTLVFITHDVSIARHVCDSIAVIYAGRVVELGEASKVLNKPMHPYTELLLMAIPRRLSRERLVDIPGMPPPPGKYPSGCKFHPRCPYVFDKCRLLEPLLKKLDSEAVRCWKYYE, encoded by the coding sequence ATGGTTCTAGCAATAGAAAGCAATAATCTCTACATAGGCTATGAATCTGAAGAGAATCTGATTCTGTGGGTTGTAGAGGATTTGAGTCTTGAGATAGAACATGGCACAACATTTTGCCTAATAGGGGAGTCAGGCTGTGGAAAATCAACAATTGGAAATGCTGTAGCAGGTCTTTTACCACCATATGCAAGAACCAAGGGAAAACTCTCAATCTTTGGCCACACAGTTATAGATGGTGATTCAAGAAGATTTAATGGTGTTAGAGGTAGAGTTGTTGTTAAGATCCCCCAGGATCCAGCATCTTCTCTAAATCCGTTTATGACCATTGGCGAACAGTTATCACTAGCAATAAAACATTACTATCCAAAGCTAGGAAATGGAGATGTTAAAAACAAGGTTTTTGAGCTTCTAGAGGATGTTAAGCTTGAGAAAAATGTTTTTGATCTCTACCCCCACCAACTTAGTGGTGGAATGAAGCAAAGAGCTGCAATCGCATTAGCACTTGCTTCTGAGCCTAGAATACTTGTTGCTGACGAGCCTACATCAGCTCTTGACGCATATCTCCGTATCTCAATAGCCAATCTGCTTAAAAAGCTTCAGAAAGAGTGGGAGTTGACACTGGTTTTCATAACACATGATGTTTCAATTGCTCGCCATGTTTGTGATTCAATTGCTGTTATCTATGCTGGTAGAGTTGTTGAGTTGGGGGAAGCTAGCAAGGTTTTGAACAAGCCAATGCATCCATATACAGAGTTGCTGCTTATGGCAATACCTAGAAGATTGTCGAGGGAAAGACTTGTTGATATACCTGGCATGCCTCCACCACCAGGAAAATACCCATCTGGATGCAAGTTTCATCCAAGATGCCCATATGTTTTTGACAAATGCAGATTGCTTGAGCCTTTACTGAAAAAGCTGGATAGCGAAGCTGTTAGGTGTTGGAAATACTATGAGTAG
- a CDS encoding ABC transporter permease yields MISYVSSVLQEAFSMARKTWRRRYLFRVATLLIFALAFLAILGPYIAPYPRQGMGIEIDRARAFKPPSLEHFLGTDSLGRDVLSRILFALNRALASCVFVVVLSLVIGLFLGSFAAISSKPVEAIVSYLTELLLALPSVLLSALLAILFGGTYEAVLIALIVTWFPWYARIAYVQARGLRELDFVKIPMYYGLSKWYIVTKHIAPNIVAPMIIEALSDIGSVALEISAITFLFGIGIKSIEEPDLGVMIAYSLRDVTTAPWTFLAPASILALIAISFTLFGEVIYEEYHPVLRKRWWLWF; encoded by the coding sequence ATGATATCCTATGTGAGTAGTGTTCTTCAAGAAGCTTTTTCCATGGCTAGAAAAACGTGGAGAAGAAGATACTTGTTTAGAGTTGCAACATTGTTGATATTTGCATTGGCTTTTCTAGCTATTCTAGGTCCCTACATAGCTCCTTATCCAAGGCAGGGAATGGGAATTGAAATAGATAGGGCTAGGGCATTTAAGCCTCCATCGCTTGAGCATTTTCTTGGAACTGATAGTCTTGGTAGAGATGTTTTGAGCAGAATCTTGTTTGCGTTGAACAGAGCCCTGGCTTCATGTGTTTTTGTAGTTGTTTTGAGTTTGGTTATAGGCTTGTTTCTAGGATCTTTTGCTGCTATAAGCTCTAAACCAGTTGAGGCAATAGTGTCTTACCTCACAGAGCTTCTCTTAGCTCTTCCATCGGTTTTGCTATCAGCTCTTCTAGCAATACTTTTTGGTGGTACATATGAAGCAGTTTTAATTGCTTTAATTGTTACCTGGTTTCCATGGTATGCCAGAATAGCTTATGTTCAAGCAAGGGGGTTGAGAGAACTTGACTTTGTTAAAATACCAATGTACTATGGCTTGTCCAAGTGGTACATAGTTACTAAGCACATAGCTCCAAACATAGTTGCTCCAATGATTATAGAGGCTCTAAGCGATATTGGCAGCGTGGCTTTGGAGATTTCAGCAATAACATTTCTCTTTGGAATAGGTATTAAATCTATTGAGGAACCTGATCTAGGCGTGATGATAGCTTATAGCCTTAGAGATGTAACTACTGCCCCATGGACGTTTCTAGCACCAGCATCGATACTAGCACTCATAGCAATATCCTTCACATTATTTGGTGAAGTAATTTATGAGGAGTATCACCCAGTTTTGAGGAAGAGGTGGTGGCTATGGTTCTAG
- a CDS encoding ABC transporter permease — translation MLTLNYIAKRIVISTLLIFGIVILTFLMIQLTPGDPAIIWAGKPRGPGATAAIARAREYLGLNLPLYQRLALYMYKFLMGDWGLSVEFKQPVFHLVVRNFMASLEIVVYAFAVAVPLSLWLGTRAALSRGGLGDKTIYFLSVVLAGMPRFLVAVLIFLMLYLFGYGYLGLRVSPKYTTFSGLTGMITVDSLIAGRLDIFLDAFLRLIPASIALATYPMGVITRVVRVSLSETFEEEYVRQAISIGLPRKVIVRRYAYPNIVSVVAQLTGLLFSYMLLETMVIENVFSREGLGTLTSRAIVASDYPVVIGATVFTSIVLIVANTIADIVQAVTNPRVQL, via the coding sequence ATGCTAACACTAAACTACATAGCTAAAAGAATTGTTATCTCAACACTTCTAATTTTTGGAATAGTGATATTGACATTTCTAATGATTCAGCTTACACCAGGAGACCCAGCTATTATTTGGGCTGGAAAGCCAAGAGGTCCTGGAGCAACTGCCGCCATAGCTAGAGCAAGAGAGTATCTGGGTCTTAACCTGCCGCTTTATCAAAGACTAGCTCTCTACATGTACAAGTTTCTCATGGGTGATTGGGGTTTGTCTGTAGAGTTTAAGCAACCTGTCTTTCATCTTGTTGTAAGAAACTTTATGGCATCTCTTGAAATAGTTGTCTATGCTTTTGCTGTAGCAGTTCCTCTTTCTCTTTGGCTTGGAACAAGGGCAGCGCTTTCAAGAGGTGGTTTAGGCGATAAGACAATATACTTTCTATCCGTTGTTTTGGCTGGGATGCCAAGATTTTTAGTAGCAGTTCTAATTTTTTTGATGCTGTATCTTTTTGGCTATGGATATCTAGGTTTGAGAGTATCCCCAAAATACACAACATTCTCGGGTTTAACAGGTATGATAACTGTAGATAGCTTGATTGCTGGAAGACTAGACATATTTCTTGATGCTTTTCTCAGGTTGATTCCAGCATCAATTGCATTAGCAACTTACCCAATGGGTGTTATAACAAGAGTTGTTAGAGTATCGCTTTCAGAAACATTTGAAGAGGAGTATGTTAGACAAGCTATATCGATTGGGCTGCCAAGAAAAGTAATTGTTAGAAGATATGCATATCCAAACATAGTTTCTGTTGTTGCTCAGCTAACAGGACTTCTATTCTCCTACATGCTTCTAGAGACAATGGTTATTGAAAATGTTTTTTCTAGAGAGGGTTTGGGAACACTCACATCTAGAGCAATTGTAGCTTCTGACTATCCAGTGGTTATAGGGGCAACTGTTTTCACATCAATTGTTTTGATAGTGGCGAATACCATAGCTGACATAGTTCAAGCAGTTACAAATCCAAGGGTTCAGCTATGA
- a CDS encoding ABC transporter substrate-binding protein gives MLGKRTYLLVAVLAIAVVVVALTFLVFKPLTGPATTKRVVTYAYRDAITGVDPSVEDDTGIMILHLVYETLLRYDPKTGGYSYVLAKSVEKVNDTVWRIVLRDDARFHDGSPVTAYDVNFSIWRTKLVYEELGRGLGYIWECVNSTKVLDDKTIEIVTSYPCDIRPTLAAAYGAFIYSKNVLKLSGISDIVSEELITWFNKGNELGSGPYKIVKYEPENEVVLEKFSDWWGWKEINNPNAPDTIIIKIVEDPGEQERLLRSGGIDIASSVPRSSIKVLKDSGFGVVVADTFHNFILMFNTRRCPTNITDVRKAIAYAIPWDSIVEQSLMGYGKKGSGLIPYGFPGYSSKWALKQDLDKARQLLSKANAPCELRLEMVITQGYEEEEAFAKLLKAELQKIGVDLEIKALPWEQMKSLGQSVWEKPEEAPHLIINDWWPTYLIPYDYFSLLECLEPEKGVINYWNWAGYCNKEFDEVLSKAYEKSLESLEESLPLYEEVQKIVFDDMPAVNLWDMQHIYVYNQQRIRFRDGAFNSLYTYTVFFQYVEVLK, from the coding sequence ATGTTGGGCAAAAGAACATATTTACTAGTTGCGGTATTGGCAATAGCTGTTGTAGTAGTAGCTTTAACATTTCTTGTATTTAAACCATTGACAGGACCTGCAACTACGAAGAGAGTTGTTACCTATGCTTATAGAGATGCTATAACTGGTGTTGATCCAAGTGTTGAGGATGACACAGGTATAATGATTCTTCACCTTGTTTATGAAACTCTTCTTAGATATGATCCAAAAACTGGGGGGTATAGTTATGTTCTTGCAAAAAGCGTTGAGAAGGTGAATGATACTGTTTGGAGAATTGTGTTAAGAGATGATGCAAGATTTCATGATGGCTCACCTGTAACAGCATATGATGTGAATTTCAGTATTTGGAGAACGAAGCTAGTTTATGAAGAGCTTGGAAGAGGGCTGGGCTACATATGGGAGTGTGTTAACAGCACAAAGGTTTTGGATGATAAAACCATTGAAATAGTAACCTCCTATCCATGCGACATCAGACCCACTTTAGCAGCTGCCTATGGAGCTTTCATATACAGCAAAAATGTGTTGAAGCTTAGCGGAATCAGTGATATTGTTTCTGAAGAGCTTATAACATGGTTTAACAAAGGCAATGAGCTTGGTTCAGGCCCATACAAAATTGTGAAGTATGAACCTGAGAATGAGGTTGTTCTTGAGAAGTTTAGTGATTGGTGGGGTTGGAAGGAGATAAACAATCCAAATGCTCCAGACACAATCATTATTAAAATTGTTGAGGATCCTGGTGAACAGGAAAGACTGCTTAGATCTGGTGGCATAGATATTGCTTCTAGTGTTCCAAGATCATCAATTAAAGTACTTAAGGATAGTGGATTTGGTGTAGTAGTTGCTGATACATTTCACAATTTCATACTAATGTTCAACACAAGGAGATGTCCAACAAACATCACAGATGTTAGAAAGGCTATAGCATATGCAATTCCATGGGATTCAATCGTTGAGCAGAGCCTCATGGGCTATGGGAAAAAGGGAAGTGGCTTAATACCATATGGGTTCCCAGGCTATAGCAGTAAATGGGCTTTGAAACAAGATTTGGATAAAGCTAGGCAACTGCTAAGCAAAGCCAATGCTCCTTGCGAGCTCAGATTAGAGATGGTTATTACCCAGGGCTATGAAGAGGAAGAGGCATTTGCAAAACTACTTAAAGCAGAGCTTCAGAAGATAGGTGTGGATTTGGAGATAAAGGCTTTGCCATGGGAACAGATGAAAAGTTTGGGCCAAAGTGTTTGGGAAAAACCTGAGGAGGCTCCACATCTAATAATAAATGATTGGTGGCCCACATATCTAATACCATATGATTACTTCAGCTTGTTGGAGTGTTTAGAGCCTGAGAAGGGGGTTATAAACTATTGGAATTGGGCTGGCTACTGCAACAAGGAATTTGACGAGGTTTTGTCAAAAGCATATGAGAAGTCTTTGGAGAGTCTCGAAGAGTCTTTGCCTCTTTATGAAGAGGTTCAGAAAATAGTGTTTGATGATATGCCTGCTGTGAATCTTTGGGATATGCAACACATTTATGTGTATAACCAGCAGAGGATAAGGTTTAGAGATGGAGCATTCAATTCTCTATACACATACACAGTATTCTTCCAATATGTTGAGGTACTGAAATAG
- a CDS encoding Hsp20/alpha crystallin family protein — protein sequence MEEDDWNDINRIVKELMNKFFSEFIKDFEEFLASIENGSGSERFFGLRIEVGPDGNPRIYRIGGEEFEKESPRVVVVDEGGESGKQLIDIYDDGSAIEVVAEVPVVSEKNVGVVALDDSHILIDVVDPGSGARYRREVELPAKIDPKTIKTLYRNGVLKVKAVKKSVVESGNVKE from the coding sequence ATGGAGGAAGATGATTGGAACGATATCAACAGAATTGTGAAAGAGCTTATGAATAAGTTTTTCAGTGAGTTTATCAAAGATTTTGAGGAGTTTTTAGCAAGCATTGAAAATGGTTCAGGTAGTGAAAGGTTCTTTGGATTGAGGATAGAGGTGGGGCCTGATGGTAATCCAAGAATCTATAGAATTGGTGGTGAAGAGTTTGAGAAGGAAAGTCCCAGGGTTGTGGTAGTTGATGAGGGTGGGGAGAGTGGTAAGCAGCTTATAGACATATATGATGATGGTAGTGCTATAGAAGTGGTGGCAGAGGTTCCAGTGGTTAGCGAGAAGAATGTGGGTGTTGTGGCTTTGGATGATAGTCATATTTTAATTGATGTTGTTGATCCTGGGAGTGGGGCTAGGTATAGGAGAGAGGTTGAGTTGCCAGCAAAAATTGATCCAAAAACGATTAAAACGTTGTATAGAAATGGTGTTTTGAAAGTAAAGGCAGTGAAAAAGTCTGTGGTTGAATCTGGTAATGTGAAAGAATAG
- a CDS encoding dihydrodipicolinate reductase, giving the protein MLVGIYDFGSIGRLVAREAIERGHEVVGVVDIDESVVGRDVGEVLGVGSIGVEVSRDVSVLVDADVVIHATGSYLDRVYNQIASVLSMGVDVVSTCETLAYPYYRYPVLAIRLNELARDSGAVIVGTGINPGFLLDTLVAVVASSVTRIRYVKAVRSVDALKRRESFKRKIGLGLDTKTFEDKMRRGELTGHVGYAESVYLIAHAGDLQLTRVVEGQEPVIADETIEERGTRIDKGLCKGVKGYGAGYLGDKEVVRVELQAYAKAPEYEEIIVVGKDYAVTWRSSGTPGDPGTDAVILNVAEKIHKLSPGLHLMTDLLPFKIRFSV; this is encoded by the coding sequence ATGCTTGTTGGGATATATGATTTTGGGTCTATAGGTAGGTTAGTGGCTAGAGAAGCTATTGAGAGAGGTCATGAGGTTGTTGGTGTTGTTGATATTGATGAAAGTGTTGTTGGTAGAGATGTTGGTGAGGTGCTTGGTGTTGGTAGTATAGGAGTTGAGGTGTCTAGGGATGTTAGTGTTTTAGTTGATGCTGATGTTGTTATACATGCAACTGGTTCTTACCTAGATAGAGTGTATAATCAGATTGCATCGGTTTTGAGTATGGGTGTAGATGTTGTATCAACTTGTGAAACGCTTGCATATCCCTATTACAGGTATCCTGTACTAGCTATTAGACTAAATGAGCTTGCTAGGGATAGCGGTGCAGTTATTGTTGGTACTGGTATAAACCCTGGGTTTTTGCTAGACACATTAGTAGCTGTTGTAGCCTCATCAGTAACTCGGATAAGGTATGTCAAGGCTGTTAGAAGTGTTGATGCTTTGAAGAGAAGAGAGTCTTTCAAGAGGAAAATCGGTCTTGGTCTAGACACAAAAACATTTGAGGATAAAATGAGGAGAGGTGAGTTAACAGGTCATGTTGGCTATGCGGAATCTGTGTATCTAATTGCCCACGCCGGTGACTTGCAGTTGACAAGAGTTGTTGAGGGGCAGGAGCCTGTTATTGCTGATGAAACTATTGAGGAAAGGGGTACTAGAATAGATAAGGGGCTTTGCAAAGGAGTTAAAGGCTATGGAGCAGGCTATCTAGGAGACAAAGAGGTTGTTAGAGTAGAGCTCCAAGCATATGCAAAAGCACCAGAATATGAGGAAATAATAGTTGTGGGAAAAGACTATGCTGTTACATGGAGAAGCAGTGGAACACCAGGAGATCCAGGAACAGATGCAGTGATTCTAAACGTTGCAGAAAAGATACACAAACTTTCGCCAGGTCTACATCTAATGACAGATTTGCTTCCATTTAAAATAAGATTCTCTGTATAG
- a CDS encoding type II toxin-antitoxin system VapC family toxin has protein sequence MAIAWQVELRKMGNPLPVTDLIIAAQALNNNLTLVAKDRDFKMLKDKIAKKLKLEFIE, from the coding sequence TTGGCAATTGCTTGGCAAGTAGAGTTAAGAAAAATGGGAAACCCTTTACCAGTCACAGACTTGATAATAGCTGCACAAGCACTAAACAATAACCTAACACTGGTGGCAAAAGATAGAGACTTTAAAATGCTGAAAGATAAAATTGCTAAGAAGCTTAAACTAGAGTTCATAGAATAA
- a CDS encoding NAD(P)-dependent oxidoreductase — MKIGVVGTGIMGSNLAKCLSSKGISVGVYSRRYENALEIASEVGGKAYENARKLVEDSDAVVIFVTDDKAVLDVINNIVSGGKLDKGLVLNASTVTPTTSIVAMNILRSAGLNYLESPVYGSGDEARECKLFSMVGGDKDIFEKNKKFIEVYSQKVMYVGEVPKAMALKLALNHIGLAIPGILAEVFALLTAWDVDLQIFREASKNLWFGQVVERYWRRVFEETPPRFKTWMAGKDYWCIASALKEKRIPSTIAEALSTLYMMASTTEYRDKDYPQIAKYFIELAKKAKTEGK; from the coding sequence ATGAAGATTGGAGTTGTTGGAACTGGGATAATGGGTTCAAACCTGGCTAAATGCCTATCATCAAAAGGTATTTCCGTTGGTGTTTACAGCAGAAGATATGAAAATGCTTTGGAAATTGCTTCAGAAGTTGGTGGAAAAGCTTATGAAAATGCTAGAAAGCTTGTTGAGGATAGTGATGCTGTGGTAATTTTTGTTACAGATGATAAAGCTGTTCTAGATGTTATAAACAACATTGTTTCTGGAGGCAAATTAGATAAAGGGCTTGTTTTAAACGCAAGCACAGTTACTCCAACAACAAGCATTGTAGCTATGAACATTTTGAGAAGTGCTGGTCTAAACTATCTTGAGTCTCCTGTTTATGGAAGTGGTGACGAGGCTAGGGAATGCAAACTGTTTTCAATGGTTGGAGGAGACAAGGATATTTTCGAGAAAAACAAGAAGTTTATAGAGGTTTACAGCCAAAAGGTTATGTATGTTGGTGAAGTGCCAAAGGCAATGGCTCTTAAACTAGCTCTAAACCACATCGGACTTGCAATACCAGGTATATTGGCAGAGGTCTTTGCTCTTCTAACAGCTTGGGATGTTGATTTGCAAATCTTTAGAGAAGCATCAAAAAACCTGTGGTTTGGGCAAGTAGTTGAAAGGTATTGGAGAAGAGTATTTGAGGAAACACCACCAAGATTCAAAACATGGATGGCAGGAAAAGATTATTGGTGCATAGCATCAGCACTAAAAGAAAAGAGAATACCATCAACAATTGCAGAAGCCTTATCAACACTATACATGATGGCCAGCACAACAGAGTATAGAGACAAGGACTATCCACAAATAGCAAAATACTTCATAGAACTAGCAAAAAAGGCGAAAACAGAAGGAAAATAA
- a CDS encoding nitroreductase family protein, with protein MGVYETILSRRSIRAYKREPIKREDLEKILEAARWAPSAGNRQPWHFIVVIDDELKEKLVPACRNQQFIADAGAIIVGLANVEASPKWAVVDTTIALEHIVLEATELGYGTCWIGAFDEAEVKKILNIPDKYRVVALIPVGVPAESPPPRPRKQLRDIASLNLFGNPWEMPEI; from the coding sequence TTGGGTGTCTATGAAACTATATTGTCTAGACGAAGCATTAGAGCATATAAGCGTGAACCAATAAAGAGAGAGGATCTTGAAAAAATTCTTGAAGCTGCTAGATGGGCTCCTAGCGCAGGAAATAGACAGCCATGGCACTTCATTGTTGTGATTGATGACGAGCTTAAGGAGAAGCTTGTTCCAGCATGTAGAAACCAGCAATTCATTGCAGATGCTGGAGCTATTATCGTTGGTCTTGCAAATGTTGAGGCATCGCCAAAGTGGGCAGTTGTTGATACAACAATTGCTTTGGAGCACATAGTTTTAGAGGCTACAGAGCTTGGCTATGGAACATGCTGGATTGGGGCATTTGATGAGGCTGAGGTTAAGAAGATTCTAAACATACCAGATAAGTATAGAGTGGTTGCGCTAATACCTGTTGGTGTACCAGCAGAGTCTCCCCCGCCAAGACCACGCAAACAGTTAAGAGATATCGCATCTCTAAACCTCTTTGGAAACCCGTGGGAAATGCCAGAGATTTAG
- a CDS encoding TatD family hydrolase — MEKLVFADGHMHSNPVKGLGIENIAKRFSSAGGWFIALVSLPPHHFGFDNSFDGYVKSVDVLIRECRAGKELGLKMRCFAGVHPAAVEDEISKNPKQSMKILEKALMVIDHIAKLVKNGLIDGFGEVGRPHYKSLPEAFIANTIILKHTLTLAKDLGAWIHLHLEQGGEITAFDISETVKAISIDKKLTILHHLDIATARHAQQHQLIFTVPGKIQILKEAFKSLKPMYMVESDFIDDPKRPGVSSYPWDIVDNQKKLLLDGIVDENYLYKLNVDMVSKIYDVEPP; from the coding sequence ATGGAAAAACTGGTTTTTGCTGATGGGCATATGCATAGCAATCCTGTTAAGGGTCTTGGAATTGAAAATATAGCCAAGAGGTTTTCCAGTGCTGGTGGATGGTTCATAGCACTTGTCTCCCTACCTCCTCACCACTTTGGTTTTGACAACAGCTTTGATGGCTATGTAAAATCAGTTGATGTTTTGATTAGAGAGTGTAGAGCTGGTAAGGAACTTGGTTTGAAGATGAGGTGTTTTGCAGGTGTTCACCCAGCTGCTGTAGAGGATGAGATTTCGAAAAACCCAAAGCAAAGCATGAAGATATTGGAAAAAGCCTTGATGGTTATAGACCACATAGCTAAGCTTGTGAAAAACGGTTTGATTGATGGCTTTGGCGAGGTGGGGAGACCACACTACAAATCATTACCAGAAGCATTCATTGCAAACACAATCATTTTAAAACACACCTTAACACTTGCCAAAGACCTTGGGGCCTGGATTCATCTACATCTCGAGCAAGGTGGTGAGATAACAGCTTTCGACATAAGCGAAACAGTTAAAGCGATTAGCATAGACAAGAAGCTTACCATTCTACACCACCTGGACATAGCAACAGCTAGGCATGCCCAGCAACACCAGCTAATATTTACAGTACCTGGAAAAATACAGATTTTGAAAGAGGCATTCAAATCCCTAAAACCTATGTACATGGTTGAAAGCGACTTCATAGACGATCCAAAAAGACCAGGAGTTTCTTCATACCCATGGGATATTGTTGATAATCAGAAGAAACTGCTTTTAGATGGTATTGTCGATGAGAATTACCTTTATAAATTAAATGTTGACATGGTTTCCAAAATCTATGATGTTGAACCTCCATAG
- a CDS encoding rubrerythrin family protein: MNSQSSLLLEMCRDEFESHKIYRVLARLPLVNERIRVALLKASEDEYRHYLFWRGVVGECKSSVSMLKIFAFVAMFYLFGLTVLLKFLESKESMSIKIYGDVSWPGPGYEKELSRIIDDEERHEEEFAASISEARVRYISFITLGISDALVELTGIYTGALGAFENSVKAGLTGFLAGVAAAISMAIAAYSQAKHEAGKSPGYSALYTFIAYIATSILLALPYFLIQNLYTAFTIMLVLAIAIVAYMTFYASVLQKVNYLREFALTTALILGVSLLLYILGSTLRKFLGIEI, translated from the coding sequence GTGAATTCACAGAGTAGTTTATTGCTTGAAATGTGTAGAGATGAGTTTGAGTCTCACAAGATATACAGGGTTTTGGCAAGGCTTCCACTAGTCAATGAAAGAATTAGAGTGGCTTTGCTGAAGGCTTCTGAAGATGAGTATAGGCATTATCTTTTCTGGAGAGGTGTTGTTGGTGAGTGCAAATCCAGTGTTTCCATGCTCAAGATTTTTGCATTTGTTGCAATGTTCTATTTGTTTGGTTTAACGGTTTTGCTAAAGTTTCTAGAGTCTAAGGAGTCAATGTCGATTAAGATTTATGGAGATGTTTCATGGCCTGGCCCAGGCTATGAGAAGGAACTATCAAGAATTATAGATGATGAGGAGAGGCATGAGGAGGAGTTTGCAGCATCAATAAGTGAAGCCAGGGTTAGGTACATAAGCTTCATAACACTTGGAATATCAGATGCATTGGTGGAGTTAACAGGTATTTACACAGGTGCTTTGGGGGCATTCGAGAACAGTGTGAAAGCTGGTTTAACAGGTTTTTTAGCAGGTGTTGCAGCAGCAATATCAATGGCTATCGCAGCCTATTCCCAAGCAAAACACGAGGCTGGGAAAAGCCCTGGGTACTCAGCTCTATACACATTCATTGCCTACATAGCCACATCAATTCTCCTAGCACTGCCATATTTCCTCATACAAAACCTTTACACAGCATTTACAATAATGCTTGTATTGGCAATAGCCATAGTTGCTTACATGACATTCTATGCTTCCGTGCTCCAAAAAGTTAACTACTTAAGGGAATTTGCATTAACAACAGCACTAATTCTAGGGGTGTCGCTACTGCTATACATTCTCGGATCAACACTGAGAAAATTCCTTGGCATAGAGATATAG
- a CDS encoding glycosyltransferase 87 family protein — translation MVSLLKRFSLYSIAIAITGFVVRLLIALEGVHGTDILFHVEGVKSLLSSESPYCLAKYNYPPLYAYIQLIGIAVFGWNPLGYKFSSILFDTLLALLLYHVLKSLGVGEKHSLLVEAIWCFNPLAIAASAWYGLFDSIPTFFVVLAIHLLNKSREYPSSVFLALGVLTKVFPLILLPTTLLAIATSRNVGKASKILAYIIIFAFAVLVVEAVASFKCVNSSFENQIMFHISREDKGLSPIPQYPYSQIASAL, via the coding sequence ATGGTGTCTTTGTTGAAGAGGTTTTCGCTTTACTCAATAGCCATAGCCATTACAGGTTTTGTCGTCAGACTGCTAATAGCTTTGGAGGGTGTTCATGGAACAGACATACTGTTTCATGTTGAGGGTGTTAAAAGCCTTCTCTCCTCAGAATCCCCCTACTGCCTAGCCAAATACAACTACCCACCTCTATATGCATATATTCAGCTCATTGGCATTGCTGTTTTTGGTTGGAATCCCCTTGGATACAAATTCTCTTCAATACTCTTCGACACACTGCTAGCTTTGTTATTATACCATGTGCTGAAATCCCTTGGGGTAGGGGAGAAACACTCTCTTCTCGTTGAAGCTATTTGGTGCTTCAACCCACTAGCCATTGCGGCATCTGCTTGGTATGGTCTTTTCGACTCTATACCAACTTTCTTCGTAGTTCTAGCCATACACCTTCTGAATAAGAGTAGAGAATATCCATCCTCTGTTTTTCTAGCTCTTGGTGTTTTAACTAAAGTGTTTCCACTTATTCTACTACCAACAACTCTACTTGCCATAGCTACTTCGAGAAATGTTGGCAAAGCTTCAAAAATCTTGGCATATATAATCATATTTGCTTTTGCTGTTCTAGTTGTTGAAGCTGTAGCATCATTTAAATGTGTAAATAGCTCTTTCGAAAATCAGATAATGTTTCACATTAGTCGAGAGGATAAGGGCTTGTCCCCAATACCCCAGTACCCATATTCCCAAATAGCTTCCGCGCTGTAG